DNA from Ruficoccus amylovorans:
CGCTGTGGGCGACCTCACCAACCGCGCCGAGGTCACACGCCTGCTCAAGAAAATCAATGAGCACTCGCAGAGCTATCCGCTAAAAATCCAGTTCCTGCGCAGCCTCAAGCAGGCCTGCTACCGCGCCCAGACCGACGGACACTACGGGCTCTACAAGACCTTTTACGGGCACTTCACCTCGCCCATCCGCCGCTACTCCGACCTCGTGCAGCACCGGACCTTTGACTACTACCTGGCCAAGCACGGACTCGATACAGCTCCGGCCCGCGTCGCGCTCAAGTACACCAAGGCAGACCTGGACGGGCTCTCCGAGCACCTCACCCTGACCGAGCAGAACTCGACCGAGGCCGAGCGCGAATCGGTCAAGATCAAGTTGCTGGAGTTCTTCGAGCGCGAGGTCGAAAAGAAGGACAAGACCGTCTTCGAGGCCATCGTGACCGATGTCAAAAACCACGGCATGTTCATCGAACTGACCGAGTCGCTCGCCTTCGGCATGGTGCACATATCCACCCTGCGTGACGACCTCTACACGCTCACCGACGACGGCTCCGCCCTCCAGGGCCGCCGACGCCGCAAGAAGTATTCGGTCGGCCAATACATTAAGGTAGCCGTCGAGCGCGTGGACCGTTTCAAACGGCAGATCGACTTCCACCTCGTCGAGGAGGACCCGAAGCTCGGCTTCGAGCCCGCGCAGAAAGTCGCGCCTCCCTCCAAAAGCAAGCCCAAGGAGAACAAGCCCAAGGAAAAGCAGAAGGACAAAAAGCAACGCCGCAACAAACGTAACCGATGAAACACTACGACTACCAGAAGCACCTGCACCGTCTTTGGGAAAAAGCGGTCAAGCAATACGAATCCGGCCAGCGCGGCTCGGGCACCTATTTCGAGACCGAGGAGGAGATGTGGCTGCGCGCCAACGGCATCACCCCGCAGGAGATTTACGACTTCGCCGAGGACTACGTCAGCTCGGGCGAGCCAGACTTCCCCACCTTTGCCATGATATGCGACGTGCGCCGGAACTACTTTCTGGAAAAACTCCACGGCCAGCAAAGCGACAACAAAGTCCGCATGGATTCCTACACCCCCAAGGACGCGGAAGTCGAGGGCATCCGCTGGCTCCCCCGCATCATCGAAAAGGCCAAAGCCAAACTCCACGGCGAGCTCGACGACGACACCATGTACTGCTGCGGAGGTGACCGCGCCTTTCTCAAGGAGCACGACATCCATCCGGCGGAATTCCTGCGCGTCGTCGCTGAACACGAGCACGACGACCGCGCTATCATCAACTGGGTCAAACAGCGTAGCGCCAAAGCCAGAGCGGACGCCCAGGGATAGAGAGCATGTTCGTTTAACAGGAAGGCCGGAAAGAACGAGAAGGAAGACCGGAGGCGCATATCCCGGCACTTCCTGACCTTCCCGGTAAAAAAACAGCCGATCCGGAAATCGTCCCGATCCTATCATAGCCACCAACGGGCACGCTCAGCGCCCCGCCCGCATCGACTCGAAAACCGCCAGGTACTGGTGGGCGACAGCCTCTGCTGTGTGCCGGGAGAGATGCTCGGGCGCGTTGGCCAGCAGGGCCTGGCGGCGGGCGGCGTTGCCAAGCAAGTCGCATAACTGCTGGCGCAGCGGCCCGGCATTGTTGTTGGGGAAAGTGACCCCGCACGGCCCGACAGCATCCGGCAGCCCACCCCCGGCGGAGACCACCGGAACGCAGCCGCAGGCCAGCCCTTCCAGCGCGACGATCCCGAAGGGCTCATTCCAGCGCGAGGGTACGGCGAGGAGCTTGTGCCGGTTAAGTAGAGTGACCAGTTCAGGGCCGGACTTCGCGCCGGTAAAAACGATGTCGCGCCCCTTCGCCCGCGCCTCCAGCGCGACACGGTCGGGACCGTCGCCGATGATGGTGCAGGAGACGGGAGCCCCGCCCGGTTGCTCCAGCCCGTCGAGCGCGTCAATAAGCAGGTCCGCCCCCTTGTCCGAAACCAGACGCCCGAGAAACACCACGTCACGGTCCTTCGGCACGGAGGTGTCGCGGCGGAAAAGCTCGTCGCGGTACGGGTTGCCGATGATGACCGGCTCGCCCGGCAGGGCCTCGGCAATGGCGCGACTGATGGCCACATTGCGCACGCGGGACGAGGCCAGCTTTTTCAAAACATCCTGCCAGCCCGTGCGCCCGTCGGGCCGCATGAGCCAGGTCTGGTGGGTGATGACAGTCGGCGTGCCCTTGAGCAACGCCGGGCCGAGAGTTTTCAGGCTGATATTGTTTTGCCAGAAAATCTCGCACCACCCCAGCAGCGAACGCAGTTCGCCCCCGCCGGGCTGGCGGTGGATGGCATACGGGGCCGCGTCGGGTTGGCCGGAAGGGGTTTGCGTGACCACCTGCACCTCGTGCCCGAGCTTCACAAACGCCTCCGCCAGCATGGCGGAAACCGATTCGATCCCGCCCACGCTGGGGTGAAAAACATGGGAGCCGACGAGGATTCGCATTGCGGTTAAATTGCCTCATGCGCCAGACTGGGAGTCAACGCCGCAATTGACCGCGCGCGTATTTCCAACCCGAGTTGTACGGGCAACGAACTATCCACCCGGCAGCAACCTCCAACCCCTGTTCTCCCCTATGGCCCTCGCAACTGTCAATCCCGCCACCGGCGAACTTTTACGCGAATACCCCGAAATGGAGTTGCCCGAAATCCTCTCCATCCTCGACAAGGCGCAGGAGGACTTTGAGCAGTGGCGGGAGCGCCCGGTCGCCCGCCGGGCCGGGATGTTCGCCCGCGTGGCCGAGATCCTGCGCGTGGAGAAGGAAGCCTTCGCCGCCATCATGACAAAGGAGATGGGCAAGCCCGTCGCCGAGGCCGTCTCGGAGGTGGAGAAATGCGCTTGGGTCTGCGAGTACTACGCCAAACATGGAGCGGATTTCCTCGCCGACCAGCCCATCGAGACCGAGGCGACGGAGAGCTTCGTCACCTTCCAGCCGCTGGGAATCATCCTCGCCGTGATGCCGTGGAATTTCCCGTTCTGGCAGGTCTTCCGCGCCGCCGTGCCCGCCCTCATCGCGGGCAACGTCGTCGTCCTCAAGCACGCCTCCAACGTCCCCGAGTGCGCCCTGACCATCGAGGCGATTTTCCACCGCGCCGGGTTCCCGCTCAACATTTTCCGCACGCTGATGCTGACCTCGACCCATGCCGCCGTGGCCGTGGCTCATCCCTTCGTGCACGGCGTCACCCTGACCGGCAGCGAGGAGGCGGGCCGCAAGATCGCCGCCCAGGCCGGCACCCAGCTCAAAAAGACCGTGCTCGAACTCGGCGGCTCCGACGCCTACCTCGTGCTGGCCGACGCCGACATCGATCACGCCGCCCAGTGCTGCGTCGCCTCGCGCATGATTAACGGCGGCCAAAGCTGCATCGCGGCCAAGCGCTTCATCGTGGTCGAGGGCGTGCGCGAGGAATTTGAAAAAGCCGTCGTCGCCGCCATGCGCGGGTACGCGATGGGCGACCCCGCGAGCAAGGACACCCGGCTCGGCCCGATGGCCCGCGAGGACTTGCGCGACGAGCTTCACGGGCAGGTTAGCCGTTGCCTGGCCGAGGGGGCGCGGCTCCTGCTCGGGGGCGAGATCCCGCAAAAAACGGGCGCCTGGTACCCGGCCACCGTGCTGACCGACGTGAAGCCCGGCATGCCCGCCTACTCCGACGAGTTGTTCGGGCCGGTCGCGGCCATTATCCCGGTCAGGGACGAGGCCGAGGCCATCAAGGTCGCCAACGACACGCGCTTCGGCCTGGGCGGGGCGGTCTTTACGCACAACGTGGAAAGAGCCCGCAAGCTCGCCCGCGAGGAACTCCAGAGCGGCACAGTCGCGGTCAACGACTTCGTGCGCAGCGACCCGCGCCTGCCCTTCGGCGGCATCCGCATGAGCGGCTACGGCCGCGAACTGGCGGACTTCGGCATCCGCGAGTTTGTAAATATCAAGACTGTGGTTATCAAGTAAGGCTTAACCGGGAACCCATCATGGACGAAAACTTCCAGCAGCACTACTCCGAGGACGGCCTCTGGGACAAGCTCCGCAAGTACGCCCGCCAGATCGGGCGCGAGGTGCTTGAGAAAGCGCTCGTGCTCTACTACACCGGTATCGACGAAAAAACGCCCAAGTGGGCCAAGACCGTCTTGTTTACCGCGCTCGGATACCTTATCCTTCCTCTCGATACGATTCCCGACATCACGCCCGGCGTGGGCTTCGCCGACGACGCGGCGGCACTCCTGGCCGCAGCGGCCAGCGTTGCCAGTTGCATTTCCGAAAAACACCGCACCCTGGCCAAAGAAAAACTTAAAACCTGGTTCAAACACTCCGACTAAACTCTTCCGTTTTCCGACATGGCAGATCCGACTCCGCGCAAACGCACGACCCGCACCACCGCCACCCGCCCGGCCAAAGCCAAGAAGGGCAAGTACCCCTACTTCAACCGCGAACTGAGCTGGCTCGCCTTCAACCGGCGGGTGCTCGACCTGGCCGCCTCCCCCACCCAGCCCTTGCTGGAGCGGTTAAAGTTCCTCTCCATCGTCAGCTCGAACCTGGACGAGTTTTTCGAGATCCGCGTGGCCGGGCTCGTCCAGCAGGTCGATAGCGGCGTGATCGAAGTCGGGCTCGACGGCCTCGGCCCCAAGGAGCAGCTCCGGCGCATTCACAGCATCACGGGCAGCCTCGTCTCCGACCAGTACGCCTGCTGGCACAACCAGCTCGTGCCCGAGATGAAAAAGGAGGGCATTGTATTCAAAACCCGTGACGAGCTGACCGTGGGCGAAAAGCGCTGGCTGCGCAAATACTTCGAGCAGGAGGTGTACCCGGTGCTCACACCGATGGCCATCGACCCGGCCCACCCCTTCCCGCAACTGGTCAACAAGTCGCTCAACCTGCTCGTCAGCCTGAAGGAGCCCAACGCCCGCCGCCAGCCGGCCAAGATGGCCATCATCCCGGTGCCGCGCATCCTGCCGCGCGTGGTCCGGATCGACCCGGCGGAAAAGGGACCGCAGACCTACATTTTCCTCAGCGATGTTATCAAGCTCTACTACGACCAGCTCTTTCCCGGCTTCAAGGTGCAGGGCGCGTGGGCCTTTCGCATCACCCGCAACAGCGATCTCTACATCGATGAAGAAGAAGTCGAGAACCTGCTCAAACAAATCGAGGAGGAACTGCACAAGCTGCGCAAGGGAGACCCCGTGCGCCTGGAGATCGAGCACGAGGTGGACGACGACATGCTCCACCACCTGACCAAGGCCATCGACCTGCCCTCGGAGTTCGTGGTCCGGATCGACGGACCGATCAACCTGCTGCGCCTGATGAGCGTTTACGGCATGATCGAGCGCCCCGACCTCAAGGACGCCCCCTTCCAGCCGAACACGCCTGCCGAACTGGCCGTGCCCGCCAAGCTTTTCCAAAACATCCGGCAGGAGGACTTCCTGCTGCACCACCCCTACGACTCGTTCAACCCGGTGGTGGACTTCCTGCGCGAGGCCGGGCGCGACCCGCAGGTTTTCGCCATCAAGCAGACCCTCTACCGTACCAGTGGCGACTCGCCCATCATCGAGGCGCTCAAGCAAGCCTCCGAAAACGGCAAACAGGTCACCGCGCTGGTCGAGCTAAAGGCGCGCTTCGACGAGGCCAACAACATCCAGTGGGCCCGCGAACTGGAGGAGGTCGGCGTACACGTCGTCTATGGGCTGGTCGGCCTGAAAACCCACTGCAAGTGCTGCCTGGTCGTGCGCCGCGAGGCCGACGGCCTGCGCCGCTACGTCCACCTGGGCACCGGCAATTACAACCCCAAAACCGCCCGTCTCTACACGGACCTGAGCCTGTTCACCGCGCGCGAGGAGATCACCTCCGAGGTGGCCGACCTCTTTAACACGCTGACCGGTTTCTCCCGCTCCCCGCATTTCAAGAACCTGATGGTCGCCCCCTTTAACCTGCACTCGCGCATGCAGGCCCTGATCAAGCGCGAGGCCCGCAACGCCAAGGCCGGCAAGCCCGCCCGCATCGTCGCCAAGACCAACAGCCTGATCGAAAAGGAAACCATCGACAACCTGTATGCCGCCTCCCAGGCCGGGGTAAAAATAGAGCTGATCGTGCGCGGCATCTGCGGCCTCGTTCCCGGTGTCAAGGGCCTGAGCGACAACATCACCGTGCGCAGCATCCTCGGCCGTTACCTGGAGCACAGCCGCATCTACTACTTCGAGAACGCCGGGGGCTCGCCCGAGGTTTACCTCGGCAGCGCCGACTGGATGCCCCGCAATTTCTTCCGCCGCATCGAGTGCGTCTTCCCCGTGGCCGACCCCGAACTCAAACAGGAGATCACGGACAAAATCCTGCCCGCCTTCCTCAAGGACACCACCGCCACTTTCCTCCAGCCCAACGGCGCCTACCGCCCGTCCCCCTCCGCCAAGACCGAGCCGGTCTTTTCCGCACAGAGCATTTTCATGCAGGAGGCCGACGACCAGCGCCACCGCAATGAAACCATCCTCCGCGAGAACGACCAGAACCAACTCGACTAGGTGCGTCGCCGCACACGACAATAAGGGGGCTTGCGCCCCCTACGGAGGTGTCGTGACCGCACTGGACATTGAAGGAGCCCAAGCTGGACCAGCTAATCGCCCCACCGGAGCCAGAAAGGCTCCTACCCCGGGGAGGTTTATTGGACACTCTTGCCTTTGGGCAGCTTGAAGAAGAATCCAAGGATGCCGGCGTTGAGGCTCGCATCGCGCACGCGGGTGGTTGAGATGACCTCGCCTTCGTAGGAGTTCTCGATCAGAAAGGGAATCGAAAATCCGTCCACCGTACGGTAATCCTCAAAACGCGTCACCAGCGGAGGCAACCCTTCGCTGGGGCGGAAATCACGTCTCACTTCAAGCGCGGAAACTGAATCCAGATAAATATCCATCAGTTCCTCGCCACGGGTGCTCGTCAGACGGATATGGTAAAGCGGGCGCGAATGTCCGGGCAATTCCACCTTTCCTTTGTAATCCGCCGAGAAACCTCTGGAGGAAGCGCTCAGCAGCGGTCCCTCGAACCAGGCCTCCTGCCGCAGCATTTGCGCCATGAAACCGGTGGCTTTCTCCGCCGGGCGATCAGCTTCGTCCGGCGACCAGAAATAGCCGTCCGAGCCGTCGAAAATGACGACGAAGTTTCGCTCCTTGTAGGCGATTTCGTAGCGCAGCAGGTTGGGAGATTTCTTGAACAGCGTAAAGCTGTAGCTCGTTCCCTGCTGGTCGGTGTCTCCCTGTAACCGCAGGGAATCCGCGCCATAGAGCTTTGTGACGTCGGCCTGTGCACGCCGGTGCATGCGCAGGATCGAGTTAAGGTCGGTTTCCTGCGCGCTGGTTAACAGGGGGAAAAACGGCAGCAGCGCAACAACTAGCAAGCTGGGGGTATATCGGGTATGCATGAAACAGGCATCATGTTAACCGCAGATGTCCTCAAGGCCAAGAGCGTTTTCAACTTATACGGTTTAAAATTTAGGCTTCTCTCACCAGCGGCTCCGGCCTAGTTTATGCTGCACATGGCCCACATGCGACACTTCCGCCTTGCTGCGTACATGCCCCTGTTGGCGAGCCTGCTTGTTTTGCTGACATGCGCCGACACGGCTTTCGCGTTCCGTAATCTCTCACGCCAGAGCCTGGACCCGCTCCCGAGCTGGAACAACAACGCCACCAAGGAGCAAATCCTCGCCTTCATCAAAAACGCGGACAATCCGACCAATCCCGGCTTCATCCCCCAGCAGGACCGAATCGCCACGCTCGACCTGGATGGCACCCTGATGGTCGAAAAGCCGCAGTTCGCCCAGCTCGCGCTCGCGCTGGAGAAACTGCGTAAACAGGCCAAGGCCAAGCCCGGCCTCCGGGATAAGGAACCCTGGAAAGCCGCCGTGAACAACGACGAAACCTACATCCGGGAAAACACCACCGAGATCCTCCTCAAAGCCGTCGAGGGCATGAGCCTGGATGAGTACCGGAAGGCCAGCGCCGACTTTCTGAAGAACGAGCACCACCCCCGCTTCGGGGTGCCATATCAGGACACGGTTTACAAGCCGATGATGGAGCTGATCGACACCTTGCGCGAACACGGCTTCATGGTCTATCTGGTCTCAAGCACGCAGAGCGAGTTCATCCGCGCCCTCCAGTCCCAAAAGCTCCGCAACATTTACCCCCACGAAATCATCGGCAGCCGCGTCGCGGTGGAGTTCGAGGCCGAAGGGCCGCAGTTCATCCAGGGGTCGTTTTTCCGTGAGCCCGATAACTGGCTCACCGGCAAGGCCGAGAACATCCGCGAGCATCTCGGCAAGGGGCCTGTCTTTGTCGTCGGCAACTCCATGGCCGACTACGAAATGCTATCCTACGCCGTCCACAGCCCCTTCAAGAGCCTTTGCCTCATCATCAACCACGACGACGAGGCTCGCGAATATGCCTATGCCGACCAGGACATCCTCGCCATGGCCAAGAAGCGCGGCTGGACCGTCGTCAGCATTAAAAACGACTGGAGCACCATCCTCGGCGAATAAGCGATAAAAACACCGGGGCCGCTTTACTCTGTGCGCACAGAGGATTAAGTTTCTCTCTCATGAACACCGTCAATCCCGAACGTACTGCCCACACCGAGCACCCCGTCATGGAGGTTATCAAGGAGCGCTACAGCCCTTATATCTTCAGCGGCGACCCTGTTGAAAAGGACAAGCTCTTGTCCTGTCTGGAGGCCGCCCGCTGGGCCGCTTCGGGATTCAACGAGCAGCCCTGGCGCTACATCGTGGCTGATCGTGGTGACAGCGAAACCTGGAAAAAGGCGCTCTCCTGCCTCGTAGAGGCCAATCAGGCGTGGGCGAAAAACGCCGGAGTGCTCATCCTCGCCTGCGCGAAAAAGACCTTTACCTACAACGGTGCTCCCAACCCGACGTACCATCACGACCTCGGACTGGCCGGGGCGACGTTGACGCTTCAGGCGCAAGCCCTCGGGCTCCATGTACACATGATGGCCGGGATCGACGCCGACGCCATCAGCAAGCGCTACGAGGTACCCGAGGATTACGTCCCCCTCACCGCCATCGCCATCGGCTACGCCGACAAGCCTGAAAACGGAGACCCCGAACTGGCCAAACGGGATCAGGGCGCCCGCGAGCGCAAGCCCTTCAAGGAATGGGTCTTCGGCGTCACCTGGGGCAAGAGTTCAACTCTCATCTAGTGCGTGCCCGCACTGGACAATGAGGGGCTTGCGCCCCTACGCGTCCAGAAAGGCTGCTACCCCAATCGGTAGCTGGTCCAGTCGGTCCCTGCACTTTCGATGCCTACCGTACCGAGCACGCTACACGTCTTTACCGGCGGCAGGCTTTTGACTGCCGCTTTTTTTTTTGAAAATCGCGAGCGTTAGTCTTTTGAAGGTTTTTAAAGATTTACGGTGTCAGCCAAACATGCGAGTCTCGGGTACTATGTCTTGTTTGAAGTCTGGTACCCTTATCCTTCTAACGCTGGCCTCCGCAACGCTTGCTTCGCATGCGGATGTCAAAGTCCCCGCTATTTTCAGCGACCACATGGTCCTCCAGCGGGAACAGGCCAACCCCGTCTGGGGCCTGGCCGATCCGGGTGAAAAAGTCACCGTCACCATCGACACCCAGAGCAAAACCACCACCGCCGACGCCAACGGCAACTGGAAAGTCAAGATCGACCCGCTCGAAGTTGGTGGCCCCTACACCCTCACCGTCAAGGGCAACAATACCCTGACCTTTGACGATGTGCTCGTGGGCGAAGTCTGGATCTGCTCCGGCCAATCCAACATGCAGTGGTCGCTCATGAACACCAACTTCGGCCCGCTGGAAATCGCTTCGGCCAACTATCCGGAGATCCGCCTCATCACCGTCCCGATGAAGGGCACGCAAGAGCCGCAGTTCACCTTTGATGGCCAGTGGCAAGTTTGCTCTCCCCAGACTGTGCCGGAATTTTCCGCCGTCGGCTACCTCTTCGGCCAACGCCTCTACAACACGCTCGGCGTGCCCATCGGGCTGATTGACAACGCCTGGGGAGGCTCTTCCGTTGAAGGGTGGATTCCTCCCGAAAAATTCGACGTGGACGAGTACCACGCCAACTATCTCAAGGACTGGCAAGACCGCATGGCCAACTACACCGATGCCGACTACCAGCAGGAGCTGGACAAATGGCTGGCCGCCGCCGCCCAATGGAAAGCCAATGGCTCCCAGGGCCGCGCTCCCCGCAAGCCCGTCGATCCCCGCACCGACAAGCACCGCCCCGGCAACATCTACTACGGCGAGCTTCTGCCGACCGTCGGCTACGGCATCCGCGGCGTCATCTGGTATCAGGGCGAATCCAACGCCGGACGCGCCTACCGCTATCGCACCTCTTTCCCTCTCATGATCGAAACCTGGCGTGAACTCTGGGACCAGGGCGACTTCCCCTTCTACTGGGTGCAGCTCGCCGATTTCCGGGATGAGACAGACCAACCCGGCGACAGTAACTGGGCTGAGCTGCGCGAAGCCCAGACCATGACCCTCGACCTGCCCAACACCGGCCAGGCCGTCATCATCGATGTGGGCGAAGGCCGCGACATCCACCCGCGCAACAAGCAGGTCGTCGCCAACCGCCTCGCCATGCTCGCCCTGACCAACGATTACGGCTACGATTTCGCCGCCGAGAGCCCGGTCTATGAGTCTATGGAAGTCAAGGAAGACGGCAAGGTCCTGCTGACCTTCGACAATATCGACCAGGGACTCTACACCTTTGACGTGAACGAGCCCATCGGCTTCTCCATCGCCGGGGAGGACCAGCAGTTCGTCTGGGCCAAGGGCAAGCTCGTGGGCAAAAACCAGATTGAAG
Protein-coding regions in this window:
- a CDS encoding DUF5069 domain-containing protein; amino-acid sequence: MKHYDYQKHLHRLWEKAVKQYESGQRGSGTYFETEEEMWLRANGITPQEIYDFAEDYVSSGEPDFPTFAMICDVRRNYFLEKLHGQQSDNKVRMDSYTPKDAEVEGIRWLPRIIEKAKAKLHGELDDDTMYCCGGDRAFLKEHDIHPAEFLRVVAEHEHDDRAIINWVKQRSAKARADAQG
- a CDS encoding glycosyltransferase family 4 protein, coding for MRILVGSHVFHPSVGGIESVSAMLAEAFVKLGHEVQVVTQTPSGQPDAAPYAIHRQPGGGELRSLLGWCEIFWQNNISLKTLGPALLKGTPTVITHQTWLMRPDGRTGWQDVLKKLASSRVRNVAISRAIAEALPGEPVIIGNPYRDELFRRDTSVPKDRDVVFLGRLVSDKGADLLIDALDGLEQPGGAPVSCTIIGDGPDRVALEARAKGRDIVFTGAKSGPELVTLLNRHKLLAVPSRWNEPFGIVALEGLACGCVPVVSAGGGLPDAVGPCGVTFPNNNAGPLRQQLCDLLGNAARRQALLANAPEHLSRHTAEAVAHQYLAVFESMRAGR
- a CDS encoding NAD-dependent succinate-semialdehyde dehydrogenase, which gives rise to MALATVNPATGELLREYPEMELPEILSILDKAQEDFEQWRERPVARRAGMFARVAEILRVEKEAFAAIMTKEMGKPVAEAVSEVEKCAWVCEYYAKHGADFLADQPIETEATESFVTFQPLGIILAVMPWNFPFWQVFRAAVPALIAGNVVVLKHASNVPECALTIEAIFHRAGFPLNIFRTLMLTSTHAAVAVAHPFVHGVTLTGSEEAGRKIAAQAGTQLKKTVLELGGSDAYLVLADADIDHAAQCCVASRMINGGQSCIAAKRFIVVEGVREEFEKAVVAAMRGYAMGDPASKDTRLGPMAREDLRDELHGQVSRCLAEGARLLLGGEIPQKTGAWYPATVLTDVKPGMPAYSDELFGPVAAIIPVRDEAEAIKVANDTRFGLGGAVFTHNVERARKLAREELQSGTVAVNDFVRSDPRLPFGGIRMSGYGRELADFGIREFVNIKTVVIK
- a CDS encoding YkvA family protein produces the protein MDENFQQHYSEDGLWDKLRKYARQIGREVLEKALVLYYTGIDEKTPKWAKTVLFTALGYLILPLDTIPDITPGVGFADDAAALLAAAASVASCISEKHRTLAKEKLKTWFKHSD
- the ppk1 gene encoding polyphosphate kinase 1; this translates as MADPTPRKRTTRTTATRPAKAKKGKYPYFNRELSWLAFNRRVLDLAASPTQPLLERLKFLSIVSSNLDEFFEIRVAGLVQQVDSGVIEVGLDGLGPKEQLRRIHSITGSLVSDQYACWHNQLVPEMKKEGIVFKTRDELTVGEKRWLRKYFEQEVYPVLTPMAIDPAHPFPQLVNKSLNLLVSLKEPNARRQPAKMAIIPVPRILPRVVRIDPAEKGPQTYIFLSDVIKLYYDQLFPGFKVQGAWAFRITRNSDLYIDEEEVENLLKQIEEELHKLRKGDPVRLEIEHEVDDDMLHHLTKAIDLPSEFVVRIDGPINLLRLMSVYGMIERPDLKDAPFQPNTPAELAVPAKLFQNIRQEDFLLHHPYDSFNPVVDFLREAGRDPQVFAIKQTLYRTSGDSPIIEALKQASENGKQVTALVELKARFDEANNIQWARELEEVGVHVVYGLVGLKTHCKCCLVVRREADGLRRYVHLGTGNYNPKTARLYTDLSLFTAREEITSEVADLFNTLTGFSRSPHFKNLMVAPFNLHSRMQALIKREARNAKAGKPARIVAKTNSLIEKETIDNLYAASQAGVKIELIVRGICGLVPGVKGLSDNITVRSILGRYLEHSRIYYFENAGGSPEVYLGSADWMPRNFFRRIECVFPVADPELKQEITDKILPAFLKDTTATFLQPNGAYRPSPSAKTEPVFSAQSIFMQEADDQRHRNETILRENDQNQLD
- a CDS encoding HAD family hydrolase produces the protein MRHFRLAAYMPLLASLLVLLTCADTAFAFRNLSRQSLDPLPSWNNNATKEQILAFIKNADNPTNPGFIPQQDRIATLDLDGTLMVEKPQFAQLALALEKLRKQAKAKPGLRDKEPWKAAVNNDETYIRENTTEILLKAVEGMSLDEYRKASADFLKNEHHPRFGVPYQDTVYKPMMELIDTLREHGFMVYLVSSTQSEFIRALQSQKLRNIYPHEIIGSRVAVEFEAEGPQFIQGSFFREPDNWLTGKAENIREHLGKGPVFVVGNSMADYEMLSYAVHSPFKSLCLIINHDDEAREYAYADQDILAMAKKRGWTVVSIKNDWSTILGE
- a CDS encoding nitroreductase family protein, producing the protein MNTVNPERTAHTEHPVMEVIKERYSPYIFSGDPVEKDKLLSCLEAARWAASGFNEQPWRYIVADRGDSETWKKALSCLVEANQAWAKNAGVLILACAKKTFTYNGAPNPTYHHDLGLAGATLTLQAQALGLHVHMMAGIDADAISKRYEVPEDYVPLTAIAIGYADKPENGDPELAKRDQGARERKPFKEWVFGVTWGKSSTLI
- a CDS encoding sialate O-acetylesterase — protein: MSCLKSGTLILLTLASATLASHADVKVPAIFSDHMVLQREQANPVWGLADPGEKVTVTIDTQSKTTTADANGNWKVKIDPLEVGGPYTLTVKGNNTLTFDDVLVGEVWICSGQSNMQWSLMNTNFGPLEIASANYPEIRLITVPMKGTQEPQFTFDGQWQVCSPQTVPEFSAVGYLFGQRLYNTLGVPIGLIDNAWGGSSVEGWIPPEKFDVDEYHANYLKDWQDRMANYTDADYQQELDKWLAAAAQWKANGSQGRAPRKPVDPRTDKHRPGNIYYGELLPTVGYGIRGVIWYQGESNAGRAYRYRTSFPLMIETWRELWDQGDFPFYWVQLADFRDETDQPGDSNWAELREAQTMTLDLPNTGQAVIIDVGEGRDIHPRNKQVVANRLAMLALTNDYGYDFAAESPVYESMEVKEDGKVLLTFDNIDQGLYTFDVNEPIGFSIAGEDQQFVWAKGKLVGKNQIEVWSDEVSEPVAVRYGWADNPVVNVQDRNGLPLTPFRTDDWVITTQDK